One window of the Leptospira ryugenii genome contains the following:
- a CDS encoding chemotaxis protein CheA, whose translation MDLSEVIDAYILESQDLLESMEEILLRLEQETPSEEDLNALFRAVHTIKGTSGMFGFSETVKFTHTLENLLDELRSHKIDLNQALVSILIRCKDQLLEFVLEEPKHNLTNAQLQNAELLLNEIRKDNGEKPSLLNETQSIAHALPKKNNADGTQNYLISLRPHQNVFQLGLDPYSFLNYLKKLGTILYLKTIHSSIPEENSYNPELCYLGFEIRFDSKEPIEKIREVFEFLEADAFLHILPPHSDLQELVDLSSQLPEEEIYLGNIWKEMGTISDNQLVRFLGILKHGSSEVETQLPSLEPTNKEIPIDQNKANHTLRVDANRIDALIHRVGELVVAQANLNQNLLGKADPILQESLFHVGRLLTEVREISLKLRMIQIGEVLQKYQRIVRDLGKELNKSIHLSIEGKETELDRNILDKLGDPLVHMIRNACDHGLETSEERLRTGKPATGELKIRAYHDTGMIVIEISDDGRGIDPEIIWKKAIEKGIVDGPIPEAKEDVYSLLFHPGFSTAATITNVSGRGVGLDVVHKNIEALRGSITIHSTKGKGTSFQLRLPLTLAIIDGFLVGVGKSHYVIPMDSVLECLEFSEEHSEVKNQFFPLRGALIPYIKMKDAYDIQDNVSQRRKNIVIVQTGEKKAGLVVDRLFGEFQTVIKPMGSVFQHVKGVSGSSILADGSVALIVDLPSLFERTMYLERNKN comes from the coding sequence ATGGATCTTTCTGAAGTTATTGATGCCTATATTCTAGAGTCTCAAGACCTTTTAGAATCCATGGAGGAAATCCTACTTCGATTGGAGCAGGAGACTCCCTCAGAAGAGGATTTAAATGCGCTCTTCCGAGCGGTACACACTATTAAAGGTACTTCCGGAATGTTTGGTTTTAGTGAAACAGTTAAGTTTACACATACCTTAGAAAATCTTTTGGATGAGCTCAGATCTCATAAAATAGATTTGAACCAAGCACTCGTTAGTATATTGATTCGTTGCAAAGACCAACTTTTGGAGTTTGTCCTAGAAGAACCAAAACACAATCTCACAAATGCACAGTTACAAAATGCGGAACTTCTCTTAAACGAGATACGAAAAGATAATGGAGAGAAACCATCTCTTCTGAATGAAACCCAATCAATTGCGCATGCGCTTCCCAAAAAAAACAATGCAGATGGAACTCAAAACTACCTTATTTCATTACGACCTCACCAAAACGTCTTTCAACTCGGCTTAGATCCATACTCCTTTCTCAATTATTTAAAAAAATTGGGAACAATTCTTTATCTGAAAACCATTCATTCCTCAATCCCTGAAGAGAACTCTTACAATCCAGAGTTGTGTTATCTTGGATTTGAGATTCGATTCGATAGCAAAGAACCAATCGAAAAAATCCGAGAGGTGTTTGAGTTCTTAGAAGCAGATGCTTTTCTTCATATCCTTCCGCCGCACTCCGATCTGCAGGAATTGGTCGACCTATCAAGCCAACTTCCGGAAGAAGAAATCTATTTAGGAAATATTTGGAAGGAGATGGGCACCATCTCTGACAATCAACTCGTACGCTTTCTTGGGATATTAAAACATGGATCTTCAGAAGTTGAAACACAGCTTCCTAGCCTTGAACCAACTAACAAAGAGATTCCAATAGACCAAAACAAAGCCAACCATACACTCCGAGTGGATGCCAATCGGATTGATGCCCTCATCCATAGAGTTGGCGAACTTGTTGTTGCCCAAGCCAATCTCAACCAAAACCTCTTGGGAAAGGCTGATCCTATCCTACAAGAATCTTTGTTCCATGTCGGTAGGCTACTGACAGAAGTGAGAGAGATCTCCTTGAAACTCCGCATGATTCAGATCGGCGAAGTGCTACAAAAGTACCAAAGGATTGTTCGGGATTTAGGCAAAGAATTGAATAAATCTATCCACCTCAGCATAGAAGGGAAGGAAACAGAATTAGATCGCAATATTTTAGATAAACTTGGGGACCCCTTGGTCCATATGATCCGCAATGCCTGCGACCATGGACTTGAAACAAGTGAAGAAAGACTCCGAACAGGTAAACCAGCTACCGGTGAGTTGAAAATCCGAGCCTACCACGATACAGGAATGATCGTCATAGAAATATCTGATGACGGACGAGGGATTGATCCTGAGATCATATGGAAAAAAGCCATCGAAAAGGGAATCGTGGACGGGCCTATCCCAGAGGCCAAAGAGGACGTCTACTCACTACTCTTCCATCCAGGATTTTCAACAGCTGCCACGATTACAAATGTTTCGGGCAGAGGTGTCGGATTGGACGTTGTGCACAAAAACATTGAAGCCTTGAGAGGGAGCATCACCATTCACTCGACCAAAGGTAAGGGCACGAGCTTCCAGCTGAGATTACCTCTCACACTTGCCATTATCGATGGGTTTTTGGTGGGTGTTGGGAAATCGCATTATGTAATTCCTATGGATTCGGTTCTCGAATGTTTAGAATTCTCTGAAGAACATTCAGAAGTCAAAAACCAATTTTTCCCTTTGCGAGGGGCTCTCATTCCATACATTAAAATGAAAGATGCCTACGATATACAGGACAATGTGTCCCAACGTAGAAAGAATATCGTAATAGTCCAAACTGGTGAAAAAAAAGCGGGTCTCGTTGTAGACCGTTTGTTTGGAGAGTTCCAAACTGTCATTAAACCTATGGGTTCTGTATTTCAGCATGTAAAGGGCGTTAGCGGGTCAAGTATTTTGGCTGATGGAAGCGTCGCACTCATAGTTGATCTTCCTTCCTTGTTTGAAAGAACTATGTATTTAGAACGAAATAAAAATTAA
- a CDS encoding response regulator has translation MANLLPFQKQKETSSDFSKRRPSFPVLIIEDREENQILLSGLCEEINVQSKVAANGQIALELIARETFSVFIVDLMMPVMDGKSFIKELKKIHPDAVILVQTAIDSSDEIIEIMKLGVYDYLIKPLQIELFKVVLEKALEYRYLIDIEKVLLMEESKELREELEWLSYKESKRKIDSQSAEMMSIYNLKTTLSQGTGLGTMTTLIDSIQSTSEKDANKNLLVDSDLMHLLFENNDHTKSMIRGLEAAVATLEQSVTLKALSSSHLSILIQHQIDDYKPFTDIKNLKINPPLVRTEYEICLDESLIVLAIKELLLNAIKYASMGTIIDTFITIIEGYLCLSIKNSINDDSYAEYSKQNQKLLTVPFFRSHPPVEAVHHIEPFSLGLGLTMVDYIANKHNGMFFIRNAKDHTSDPISLCTIAEFFIPIQKK, from the coding sequence ATGGCAAATCTACTCCCTTTTCAAAAACAAAAAGAGACTTCTTCGGATTTTTCAAAGCGTAGACCGTCCTTTCCCGTTTTAATCATAGAAGACAGAGAAGAAAACCAAATTCTTTTGTCTGGCCTATGCGAAGAAATAAATGTCCAGTCAAAAGTAGCTGCCAATGGGCAGATTGCACTCGAGTTGATTGCTCGCGAAACCTTCAGTGTCTTTATTGTGGACTTGATGATGCCGGTGATGGACGGAAAGTCATTTATCAAAGAACTAAAAAAAATCCATCCTGATGCCGTTATTTTAGTACAAACTGCGATTGATTCGTCAGATGAAATCATAGAGATCATGAAGTTGGGAGTGTATGATTACTTAATCAAACCCCTTCAAATTGAACTCTTCAAAGTTGTTCTCGAAAAGGCTTTGGAATACCGGTATCTGATCGATATCGAAAAAGTTCTTTTGATGGAAGAATCAAAAGAATTGAGAGAAGAGTTGGAATGGTTAAGTTATAAAGAGAGTAAACGTAAGATTGATAGCCAGAGTGCAGAAATGATGTCGATTTATAATCTAAAGACTACACTTTCCCAAGGTACTGGACTTGGGACGATGACTACACTCATCGATAGCATACAAAGTACGTCCGAGAAGGACGCAAATAAAAACCTTCTAGTAGATTCAGACCTTATGCACCTCCTCTTTGAAAACAATGACCATACAAAATCAATGATTCGTGGTTTGGAAGCAGCAGTTGCCACTTTGGAACAATCGGTTACTTTAAAAGCTCTGAGCTCTTCTCATCTGTCCATTTTAATCCAACACCAGATCGATGACTATAAGCCATTCACTGACATCAAAAATCTAAAAATCAATCCACCTTTGGTTCGCACAGAATATGAGATCTGTTTAGATGAATCTCTGATCGTCTTAGCCATAAAGGAACTCCTGCTGAATGCCATTAAATATGCATCCATGGGAACGATCATAGATACCTTTATAACGATCATTGAAGGATACCTTTGCCTCTCCATAAAAAACAGCATCAACGATGATAGCTATGCAGAGTATTCAAAGCAAAACCAAAAACTACTGACAGTACCCTTCTTCCGCTCACATCCACCGGTAGAGGCTGTTCACCACATAGAGCCATTCAGCTTAGGTCTAGGATTGACTATGGTAGATTACATAGCGAATAAACATAACGGAATGTTCTTTATCAGAAATGCAAAAGACCATACTTCTGATCCTATCAGCCTATGCACAATTGCCGAATTTTTTATACCCATACAAAAAAAATAA
- a CDS encoding response regulator gives MSKKILIIDDSAVFRKIISVHLKNANFELVEAGDGLEGLSKLEEHQIDLIVSDMNMPNMDGISFIKKTKENPKYKFTPIIMLTTESQPEKKQQGMDAGARAWLTKPFSPEELLETISKLLV, from the coding sequence ATGTCAAAAAAAATACTTATCATCGATGACTCTGCAGTTTTCAGAAAGATCATTTCTGTGCATCTAAAGAACGCAAACTTTGAATTGGTGGAAGCCGGGGATGGTCTCGAGGGCCTAAGCAAATTAGAAGAACACCAAATCGATTTAATTGTATCGGATATGAACATGCCCAATATGGATGGCATTAGTTTCATCAAAAAGACAAAGGAAAATCCAAAATATAAATTTACACCCATCATTATGTTAACGACTGAGTCTCAGCCAGAAAAAAAACAACAAGGCATGGATGCCGGAGCAAGGGCATGGCTCACAAAACCATTTTCTCCAGAAGAACTCTTAGAGACAATTTCCAAGCTACTTGTATAG
- a CDS encoding STAS domain-containing protein, whose product MEPKVLRKDKENGVLLRWDGYLTIPFIQVWNELLQKEDIFHSQNLHIDLRNIQRIDTAGIQWMIYIERLCRQKNINLSFQNHPKPILQILDLYGLIGFFGDKIKITKEESSEYSLSYGTKKEGNGSF is encoded by the coding sequence ATGGAACCCAAAGTTCTAAGAAAAGATAAAGAGAATGGAGTCTTACTTCGATGGGATGGTTATCTTACGATTCCTTTCATCCAGGTTTGGAATGAACTTTTGCAGAAGGAAGATATTTTCCATTCCCAAAATCTCCATATCGATTTGCGAAATATCCAGAGGATCGATACCGCTGGTATTCAATGGATGATTTATATAGAGAGGCTATGTAGACAAAAAAATATAAACTTAAGTTTCCAGAACCATCCAAAACCCATCTTACAGATATTAGATTTATATGGATTGATTGGTTTTTTTGGAGATAAAATCAAAATCACCAAAGAGGAAAGTAGCGAATACTCTCTTTCTTATGGTACCAAAAAGGAAGGCAATGGATCTTTCTGA